In one Zobellia galactanivorans genomic region, the following are encoded:
- a CDS encoding family 16 glycosylhydrolase has translation MKLSNQFLITITLLITSITFAQEAPHFKPGEDPRQPHQEWKLIENMSDEFEGKKIDEKKWQISGQGWIGRAPGLFLAENISLNNGSLQITTTMLPEPIVKNNKTYTHGGGYVGSRNGMTYGYYECEMKANKTFMSSTFWLINEGKDRLGCDKRTTELDIQESVGQITNDADWMKYFDQTMNSNTHSRNIPEGCEYEKGSSKGKAELGGKAYEDFHVYGVWWKSKDEIIFFLDGKMQSKVTPPADFDIEMYLRMVVETYDWNPVPKDGGMTGSKEDRTTTYNWVRSWQLVDSKN, from the coding sequence ATGAAGCTTTCCAACCAATTCCTAATAACAATTACCCTACTAATCACAAGTATTACATTCGCTCAAGAAGCTCCACATTTTAAGCCTGGAGAAGACCCAAGGCAACCTCATCAGGAATGGAAATTAATTGAAAACATGTCCGATGAATTTGAAGGGAAAAAGATAGATGAAAAAAAATGGCAGATTTCGGGCCAAGGATGGATAGGTCGCGCTCCGGGATTGTTTCTTGCAGAAAATATTTCCTTAAATAACGGAAGTTTACAAATAACTACAACTATGCTGCCAGAACCTATAGTCAAAAACAATAAAACCTATACGCACGGAGGTGGTTACGTTGGCTCAAGAAATGGTATGACCTATGGCTATTATGAGTGCGAAATGAAAGCCAACAAAACCTTCATGTCCTCTACATTTTGGTTAATTAATGAAGGGAAAGACCGATTAGGATGCGACAAAAGAACAACGGAATTGGACATTCAGGAATCTGTTGGACAAATAACGAATGATGCCGACTGGATGAAATACTTTGACCAAACCATGAACTCCAATACCCACAGTAGAAATATTCCGGAGGGATGTGAATACGAAAAAGGATCGAGCAAAGGCAAAGCGGAGTTAGGAGGAAAAGCATACGAAGATTTCCATGTTTATGGTGTTTGGTGGAAATCTAAGGATGAAATTATATTTTTCTTGGACGGCAAGATGCAATCTAAAGTAACGCCCCCGGCCGATTTTGATATTGAAATGTATTTACGAATGGTCGTTGAGACCTATGATTGGAATCCGGTACCTAAAGACGGCGGCATGACAGGTTCAAAAGAAGATAGAACTACAACGTACAATTGGGTAAGGTCATGGCAATTGGTTGATTCAAAGAATTAA
- a CDS encoding carbohydrate-binding protein: MNSLKKIIGSLFLIPFLFSSCSKEIASEEQSLDQAPITPVAAQASSVDEPIVLGYFPSWSETWAASGKPSKLRDLPGHITHVFLAFAKPNLRYQKGSMSLSGTGIQTPYDGEALKETVSILKARGTNVILSIGGETYWGSQAAYDIDYQQIKDFVDDMGFQGIDWDYEPSGSFATIGEPENVQHFIDFFNKSRAIMPKGEYLLACAPAGAGALGGLNNDDPASPYAYSKRNSVTGESDDKLYKATEPNEAISLFGFSATGHFIPVMKAVGDKIDLVAYQGYNTGAASNRKIMYDAYKHYADQYGFNIAAGTHYPNEPWGPHYTYDYQTIADLSEHIASKSQNDGLMIWQLLLGDGNTSAYGYLHVGSQILNGVSRSTAIANAENYPGGGNGIPNPIPDPNDGTDCDSAAAWSATASYAGGVYSTYQNSLYRAKWWTLGDLPTSGDVWEFIGSCSGDDGGSGDDDGGSGDDDGDCSSIAQWSASAAYLGNAEVVYNGTVYRAKWWTSGEVPSESTGDGQPWEVVRSCN, translated from the coding sequence ATGAATTCACTAAAAAAGATTATTGGGTCTCTTTTCTTGATTCCCTTTTTGTTTTCGTCCTGTTCCAAGGAAATCGCTTCCGAGGAACAAAGTTTGGATCAGGCACCGATAACGCCGGTTGCGGCACAGGCCTCATCCGTAGATGAGCCCATTGTTTTGGGGTATTTTCCGTCTTGGTCCGAAACTTGGGCGGCTTCCGGGAAACCTTCGAAGTTAAGAGATCTTCCGGGGCATATTACTCATGTTTTTCTAGCCTTTGCCAAACCAAATTTGAGGTACCAAAAGGGTTCTATGTCACTCTCCGGTACAGGTATACAGACGCCTTATGACGGTGAGGCCCTCAAAGAGACCGTTTCTATCCTAAAGGCTAGGGGTACCAATGTCATCCTTTCCATCGGTGGGGAAACATATTGGGGGTCTCAAGCAGCCTACGACATCGATTATCAACAGATTAAGGATTTTGTCGATGACATGGGCTTTCAAGGTATCGATTGGGATTATGAGCCCAGCGGGAGTTTTGCGACTATCGGTGAGCCGGAAAACGTACAGCACTTTATTGATTTTTTCAATAAGTCAAGAGCTATCATGCCTAAAGGCGAATACCTTTTGGCCTGTGCTCCTGCAGGTGCAGGGGCCTTGGGAGGTCTAAACAATGACGACCCTGCTTCTCCCTATGCCTATAGTAAGCGAAATTCCGTAACCGGGGAATCGGACGACAAACTCTACAAGGCCACGGAGCCTAACGAGGCCATCAGTCTTTTCGGCTTTAGTGCTACGGGACATTTTATTCCTGTTATGAAAGCGGTGGGCGACAAAATCGACCTTGTGGCCTATCAGGGATACAACACCGGGGCGGCTAGTAATCGTAAGATCATGTATGACGCATACAAACACTATGCAGATCAGTACGGCTTCAACATAGCTGCGGGCACCCATTATCCCAATGAGCCTTGGGGACCACATTACACTTATGACTATCAGACAATTGCCGACCTTTCAGAACATATCGCCTCCAAAAGCCAGAATGACGGTCTAATGATCTGGCAACTGCTGTTGGGTGATGGCAATACCTCGGCCTATGGCTATTTGCATGTGGGCAGCCAAATACTGAACGGTGTTTCTAGGTCGACCGCTATAGCGAATGCAGAAAATTATCCTGGTGGTGGTAATGGAATCCCAAATCCAATTCCAGATCCGAACGATGGCACGGATTGCGATTCGGCCGCGGCATGGAGCGCTACGGCGTCCTACGCCGGAGGTGTGTACAGTACGTACCAAAATTCACTTTATAGAGCCAAATGGTGGACACTTGGCGATCTACCTACTAGTGGTGACGTATGGGAATTTATCGGCAGTTGCTCTGGTGATGATGGCGGTAGCGGTGACGATGATGGCGGTAGCGGTGACGATGATGGCGATTGCTCTTCTATTGCCCAATGGAGTGCATCAGCGGCCTATCTCGGCAACGCCGAAGTAGTTTACAACGGAACCGTATATCGGGCGAAGTGGTGGACCAGTGGAGAAGTACCTTCTGAAAGCACTGGTGATGGTCAACCTTGGGAGGTGGTACGGTCTTGTAATTAA
- a CDS encoding metalloprotease translates to MKNLNRKVAYVLGLTFFSVLQSCTNDADVADVESAEESVLAISDAFPEELHNCGYVDGNWSSTAFLSNSIGTASETNFMQTQNSKIASVWGRPAVPLSFVKDNVNPNSTYNAISYGSGKIYYGEAIYNAAKAQGQIANVMILAHEFAHQLQFTYGYPSKNETTARAGELEADGMAGYYLRRPNGYNKTSFSEIAAAYEFAESIGDNNTSSPGHHGRSYQRRSAVRLGFLLGAYDLDAASFDYNFFYYYNGVLNGTYKQEKSEFFNPELDKYIRSYTKELERIKNGEMTDEEYFELD, encoded by the coding sequence ATGAAAAACTTAAATCGCAAAGTAGCCTATGTATTAGGGCTTACGTTTTTTTCAGTGTTACAATCTTGTACTAACGACGCAGACGTTGCAGATGTAGAGAGTGCAGAAGAATCTGTTTTAGCAATTTCAGATGCTTTCCCAGAGGAACTGCATAATTGTGGGTATGTAGATGGTAACTGGAGTAGTACGGCTTTTTTATCTAACTCTATTGGTACTGCATCGGAAACTAACTTTATGCAAACACAGAATTCTAAGATAGCATCTGTTTGGGGAAGACCAGCTGTGCCTTTATCTTTTGTAAAAGACAACGTTAATCCAAATTCTACGTACAATGCCATATCTTATGGTAGTGGTAAAATTTATTATGGTGAGGCTATTTATAATGCAGCAAAGGCACAAGGGCAAATTGCTAATGTTATGATTTTAGCACATGAGTTTGCACACCAATTACAATTTACCTATGGTTACCCTTCTAAAAATGAAACCACGGCAAGAGCTGGGGAGTTAGAAGCAGATGGTATGGCTGGATATTACCTAAGAAGACCAAATGGGTACAATAAAACCAGTTTTTCCGAGATTGCTGCAGCTTATGAGTTTGCAGAATCTATAGGTGATAATAATACATCTAGCCCAGGACACCATGGTCGTAGCTACCAGAGACGTTCTGCAGTAAGATTAGGATTTCTTTTAGGGGCATATGACCTTGATGCCGCTAGTTTTGACTACAACTTTTTCTACTACTATAATGGGGTATTAAATGGTACTTACAAGCAAGAGAAATCAGAATTTTTTAATCCGGAATTGGATAAATACATTCGTTCTTATACTAAGGAGTTAGAAAGAATTAAGAATGGCGAAATGACCGACGAAGAGTATTTTGAGTTAGATTAA